Within the Acinetobacter radioresistens DSM 6976 = NBRC 102413 = CIP 103788 genome, the region GAGGCTGTAAATTTAGCATTGGCAAAACGCGGTGTTCAGCTTGATGTGGAAGAATGGGCAGCTCTGGAAGTGCGCCGTAAGGAAATCCAGCAGAAGACTGAAAATTTGCAGGCAGAACGTAATGCCGGAGCAAAGCAGGTTGGTCAGCTTAAAAAAGCAGGTGAAGACGCATCAGAGATTATGACACGTATGTCAGCAATTGGTGATGAAATCAAAGCTGCTGAACTGGCACTGGCTGAACTGCAAGCCGAGCTTGAAACCAAATCAATGAATATTCCTAATTTGCCAGATGAGTCTGTACCAGCAGGCAAAGATGAAAGTGACAATGTTGAAATTTTAACATGGGGTACTCCACGTCAGTTTGACTTTGAAATCAAGGATCATACAGACCTGGGCGAGTGGATGGGTGGACTGGAGTTTGAAACAGCCACCAAATTAACCGGCTCACGTTTTAGTGTACTTAAAGGTCCTCTGGCGCGGCTGCAACGTGCTTTAACCCAGTTTATGCTCGATACGCACACCCTTAAAAACGGGTATACCGAAGCGTATGTGCCTTATCTGGTAAATGCTGATTCCCTGCGTGGCACAGGCCAGCTACCAAAATTTGAAGAAGACCTATTCAAATTGCAGGGGGAAAAAGAATATTACCTGATCCCGACTGCAGAAGTACCTGTAACGAATTTTGTGCGTGACGAGATTATTGATACTGCTCGCCTTCCATTGAAATATGCAGCGCACACGCCATGTTTTCGTAGTGAAGCCGGTTCTTATGGCCGTGATACCCGAGGCCTGATCCGCCAGCATCAGTTTGATAAAGTGGAAATGGTACAGATCGTTAAGCCTGAAACATCCATGCAGGCACTTGAAGAACTTACTGCCCATGCAGAGAGCATTTTGCAGGCACTGGGTTTACCATATCGTAAAATTTTGCTATGTGGTGGAGATATGGGCTTTGGTGCCACTAAAACCTATGATCTGGAAGTGTGGGTGCCTAGCCAAAATACCTATCGCGAGATTTCCTCTTGTTCTAATATGGGGGATTTTCAGGCTCGTCGTATGAAGGCCCGCTACCGTGTAGACCAGAAAAAAACTGAATTTGTGCATACATTAAATGGTTCAGGTTTGGCTGTTGGACGTACGCTATTGGCTGTGATGGAAAATTACCAACGTGCTGATGGCTCGATTGAAATTCCTGAGGTATTACGTCCATATATGGGCGGACAAGAATTTATTGATTAATTGATCAATTCAAAAAGCTAAATCATCTGATTTAGCTTTTTTTATGAATCAATAAATTCGAATTAATACCTAAGTTATGATGTGCTAATTAGCGTTCTATAATTTTCTTTAAAGTCTCGCTAGGTTTTTCACCAAATACTTCTTTATATTCAATAGAAAAGCGACCTAAATGCGTAACTCCCCATTTGTATGCAATCTCAGTAATATTAATTTTATAGCTTGATTGGGAAATTTCATTATAAATACATTTAAGTCGGTAATGTCGAATATAGGCATTCGGGCTGCATTTTAAATATTTTTTAAAAATTGTATTTAATTTCTTTTTACTTAAACCCGAAGCGTATTCCAGATCTGAAATTTCAATTTTTTGCTGTATATTTTTTTGAATAAACTCTAATAACCGATTAAGAAAATCAGGGTAGTCCAGAGTATTTTTATAAATCAAATCACTGTAATTGTTTGGCTGTGACAATAATAATGATTTGACAATAATATATTCAAAATCTGACCGCATTTCTTGAAAGAAAGAGGCATTGGTAAAATTATGCGTAAAGTTCTTAATGCTATCGATTAAATCCCACCAGGCTTTAATTTTGGGATTGTGACTATCCATTACATTCTCAAAAATAAGAGGTTGTATTACGGGTTGAGAAATTAAATCAGATAAGATTTTTTCAACAAAAGTTTTTGAAAAAGAAATGAAGGTTTGAATACAGTTTTTATCGATGATTAATTCAAATTTATCTTCAGGAGAAACAATTGAAGCCTGATCATGACATGCATAGAAAATAGCACCATCTTTTTTAAACAAGGGGCGCCCATTTTTAGGGCGTGTAATACAAAAATAGTTCATATCCTCTTGGTCATGGGTTTTAAAAATAATATCTTTACCGTAAGTTAAGTCACCAATAATCATACGACCGATCTGTGAACCATGAAAACTAAAATCTAGAGGTTCATATTTATTCGAGTCAACTAAATCATGTGGACCAATAATTAAATCAAGACAGTGCCTGGCATCATGAATATTCTGCGTGTGAGACTGAATTCTAGAAATAGACCTATGTTTCTGACTATACATAATTACCTCTATCCTTAGCTTGCTGATATTTTCTATGCAAAAATCAATCCATAATCTTTGCTTTTGTGTTTTATCTCATTTTAAATAAACTTATTTAAATCAAAATAATATAAAAATACTGATCTGGTAATTCATTAGAGTACAGGTAAGTTATTATTTAAAAGTGATAGGCAAGCCGAAGCATGGGGCTACTTGCTGTTGCTCCCCGTCCTGCTTCCCCTGATTCATTATTACCATACTTGTTTTTCCAGTATTGATAGGCAACCCCAGCTTTCAATTTTGGCTGGTGAACAGATTTGTCTTTCAATAAAGAATACATGACTGACATATCGACAAAAATTTCACTTGCCGTCTTGCCACCGGTTTCATTTTTGCCTTTAGGACTCATCCAAACACCAATTCCCTGATAATTCCAATTACTTTGCATTACTGGAAAATCCCAAAGTACTTGTAAGGCAAGATATGGATCATACGTGTATTTACTGGTTAAAACATTGGCATCATTGCTTTCATAATAGCCCAGTAAACTTAGATTTAAATAACCAGGTACATTTAGGGTGATGCTTGGACCAGCAACATACATTTGACGATTAGAACCATAGTCATCATTTTTGGTATTCCAGTCAAAACCAACAGTGAAGCCATAGCTTTTTAACCAGGCAGAATCTTCGATTTTGTGTTGTGTAATACTTGGAATATCCAAGGTGTGCCGATAAATAACATAAGCTTCTTGAGCTCCATGACCAGATGCTTTATTGGTATTCGGCTCATTGGATGATTGGTGCATATTTAATTGGAAAAAATTGGTCCCATAGGTATAGCCACTTAAGTAAACCAAACTAAATATGTACTTTTTAATATCAATCGCATTACCTTGTGCATCATTTTTAAAAGGTTCAGAAAAGTCTCTTCCATAACTGGCTACTAAAGAGGTATTGCTCCAATTAGCCGCCAATGTAGTTGTCGTAAGAAAGCAGCATAAGACACCTGCACTTAACTCATGTAATAAAAATTTCACAATAAAATCCTCCTTAAAAAAATAAACCGACAGTAAATGTGTCGGTTTAGGGGGTTAACGAATATTATATTTTTCCAGTATGGGTAAAACATGGTCACGGAAGTATGGAAACTCGCGGCTATAATCAAGGAAAGAAAGCGTTGTACCCCTGAAGCCTGCTTTATGTAAGTCAATAATGCCTTGAGCAACGTGTTCTGGGGTCCCTAGCAGAGGAAAACCCCCATGGCCAACACTCATGACCTCACGAATCGATTGTTGAACTTCTTTTGGAAAACTTTGAGCATGCGCGAACATTAGACTCATCAAGTTATCGACAGCTACCACGTCGGCATTGTTGAGTTGACGATCCCATTCAGCCTGGGCTTCTTCTTGCGTTGGACGGCAAATCACGTGTGAAAAGGTCAGGTCATCACATTAACCTTGCGATTCACTTTAAGACCTGTTTGTTTTAATTCTTCAATTTCAGTTTTACTCCGGCCTAAATCAGAGGCTGGCGTAAACAGGAAGTCTGCATTGTTTACTGCAAACTCACGACCATTTTTAGAGCCTGCTGCATTAAAAATTGGAGGGTGGACTAGGAGTTTCGGTTTTCCATAAGTTCCTTTAGTTTTGAAAAACTTACTTTCGAAATCAAATTTTTCTTCACTGGTCCATACTTTTTTAATTAAATCATACCAGTCTTGTGCATACCCATAGCGTGTTTCATGGTCATCGGGTAAATATAATCCTAAAGCTTCATATTCAGGTTTGTTCCATCCGGCGACAATATTTAAACCAATACGACCTTGGCTGATTTCAGATAATTTTGCAATCTGTTTGGCAACAACTACAGGATGGTTAGGTACTGTCTGAATTGTTGCCAAGACAGTAATATCTTTTGTCAAGGCTAGTAAAGCAGCTGCCCACGTCATGGTTTCCAAAATTGTACCCTGGAAATCTGTCTGCCCCCCATAGCCAGTAAAGCGTGCAATCGGTAGCATGAAGTCAATCCCTGCCTCATCCAGCATTTTACCAAGTTCTAAATTCTTCTCCCAACTTGCATTCCAACGATCTTCAAGTGTTGAAACGGTCATGCCACCTGAACAGTTTGAAGCAAATGAACCTAATAAAAACCGGTTATCTTTAAAAAAGTGATGTTGTTTCATTCTAAAAATCCTTTAAACAAATGAGCCGGGTTACACACCAGCAAAAGCCTGGTGTACATTAGCCTGTTTATACTGTCCGTTATGGAATACCAGTGGATTACCCATTTGATTGCGGCACGCTTCAATTTGACCAACGATGATGTAATGATCACCCGCTTCATGCAGTTCATACTGACGACACACAAAAGTCGTGAGGGACTTGTTTAAAATTGGTATGCCCATGTACTCATCTACATCATCAAGTCCTTCGAATTTGTCATCCGCAGATTTAGAAAAATGTTTTGATTCTAAATAATGATCTTCATTAAGAATATTGATTGCAAAGTATTCTGCCTGTTTGAAATCTTCAAAATGGGTTGCTGACTTTGCGATATTCCAGAGAATAAGCGGGGGATCAAGTGAAACTGATGTGAAGGAGTTGGCTGTCATTCCTATTTTTCTTTGATTCACATCCAGGGCAGTCACTACCGTAATACCTGTGGCGTATTGACCAAGTAGTTGGCGAAGTGACCGTGGTTCAAGTTGTATTACTGGGGTCATTACATTCAGCATAATCATATTCCTTCATAGAGGCTCGAAGAGTCAGAACCTTATTCCTTATTCGCCAACAGGTTTGTTTTCACTTGACGGCCAAGTGGGCATCAATTCATTTGAGGGGAGCGTTTCATCCAGAAGTTTCTTCGCAGTTTCAATACCTGCAACTGGTAGGCCGGTTGGGTCTAGTACCCCGATTTGTACAAGCAGGCTTGCCTGATCCCAGTAGATATGCTCATGGCAAAGTTTTGGTCCACGGAATTTGATAATTCCGAGCATCGGAATCTCGACATATTTGCCTGTTGGCTTAATTCCTGGAATTAACCAATCGATTTCTTCATCATGGGTAAAGCTCATGATGAATTCATCCACCACTTGCGTAGAGCCGACAGTGCGTGAAATTGGAGTTAATTTCATGTCTTTCGGATTGTTATGTATAAAGTGATACTGATAAAAGCGTGCAAGTTGTTTATAACCCACACCACCTGTTAAAGTTGGGATATGATTTACATAAGGTTCAGCAACCATGGTTGCCATCGTATCTGGCACATTTCGCGTATCAAATTCGAAACGGACGTGTTCTTCCCATAGGGCAGCGAGGTCATAGTGTGGACCAATCGCTTTGCGGAGTGCCGTAATACTGCGCTCATGTGCCATTAATGCACTTGGTTTGTCATAGTGCATACTGTTCGGACGAGCAAATGCATGATCTACGCCTGGGTAGACATAGGTTTCGATCTTTGTATTATCTTTTAATGCAGAAAGAATTTTTCCCGTGTGTTGGTATCACAGAATTGGTCAAGTTTTGCAAAATGCAAAACTAGCTTAGAGTTGATATTCTTCGCTTCATCAAGATTCTGTTCAATACCTACGCCGTAGTACGACACTGCACAACCTAATTCCGGAATACGGCAAGCAGCCAGATAAGCGAGTTTCCCGCCTAAGCAATAACCGACTAAACCTATACCTGTTTCCTGATTTACAGTTTCTAAGTGTTTAAGGGTATTGATAGTAGACTGAATATCTTCAATACCTGTGTCTTGATCAAACTTGGTATATAAGTCGAATGCTCTCTGGCAATCGTCATCGGTATAACCGAGTTCAACATTAGGCTGAATGCGCCAGAATAAGTCTGGCACGATTACGGTGTAACCTTCTTCCGCCAGAAAGTCTGCTTTTTGGCGCATCACTTCATTTACACCAAAGATTTCCTGGCACAAAATCAGGCCTGGGCCTTGGCCTGCTTCTGGAACGGAAAGATATGCTTTAAACGAACCTGTTGCTGTTTGGACGTCAATATAAGATCCAGCCATGATAGTAATCTCCTGAATAATTAGATCTATCATCGACATCATCAGGAAATTTGACTATCCAAATTGAGTTCAAGCTTTATCCATTTTTGCACCAGCTGATAAACCAAAAATGGCAAGTTTTTTGCTATTTATTTACTTTTTAACATCCCGGTTCAAAGGGATGATGATAAAATATTGCAGTGATATGAGGGTAAAATTTGTGGATATTTTTCCAATCTCTTTAAAGTTGCAGCAGCAACCTTGTCTGATTGTAGGAGGAGGAAAGATTGCTTACCGCAAAGCGGTCTTGCTCTCTCAGGCAGGTGCCATCATTGATGTACTGGCACCCGATATTGACCCGGCACTGGCAGAGATTGTCATGCAAACAGCCGGACAGCATATTGCACTAAGTTATCCGGCTGATATTAAATTAAAGCAGTATCGTCTGGTTATTGCCGCAACTAATGTTGCAGAGGTAAACCGGCAGGTTTTTCTGGACTGTGAGACAGATCATGTTTTAGTGAACAGTGTCGATGACCCTCCACATTGCCGTTTTATGGTGCCAGCAATTATTGACCGTTCACCCTTGGTAATATCGATTGCCAGTAACGGGACATCACCAGTATTATCGCGCCAGATTCGAACCCAGCTCGAAGCGGCTATTCCCTATGGAATGGGTAAACTGGCTGAATTCTCTGGAAAATGGCGTAGTCGCGTTAAGGAAGTAATAGTCAATCCTGATGAGCGCCGAATATTTTGGGAAGAGTTGTATGCCAGTCCGCTTAAAGAACAGGTGTTTAATGACAGGTTGACCGATGCAGAGC harbors:
- the serS gene encoding serine--tRNA ligase, with amino-acid sequence MIDPKLLRNNIEAVNLALAKRGVQLDVEEWAALEVRRKEIQQKTENLQAERNAGAKQVGQLKKAGEDASEIMTRMSAIGDEIKAAELALAELQAELETKSMNIPNLPDESVPAGKDESDNVEILTWGTPRQFDFEIKDHTDLGEWMGGLEFETATKLTGSRFSVLKGPLARLQRALTQFMLDTHTLKNGYTEAYVPYLVNADSLRGTGQLPKFEEDLFKLQGEKEYYLIPTAEVPVTNFVRDEIIDTARLPLKYAAHTPCFRSEAGSYGRDTRGLIRQHQFDKVEMVQIVKPETSMQALEELTAHAESILQALGLPYRKILLCGGDMGFGATKTYDLEVWVPSQNTYREISSCSNMGDFQARRMKARYRVDQKKTEFVHTLNGSGLAVGRTLLAVMENYQRADGSIEIPEVLRPYMGGQEFID
- a CDS encoding AraC family transcriptional regulator, coding for MYSQKHRSISRIQSHTQNIHDARHCLDLIIGPHDLVDSNKYEPLDFSFHGSQIGRMIIGDLTYGKDIIFKTHDQEDMNYFCITRPKNGRPLFKKDGAIFYACHDQASIVSPEDKFELIIDKNCIQTFISFSKTFVEKILSDLISQPVIQPLIFENVMDSHNPKIKAWWDLIDSIKNFTHNFTNASFFQEMRSDFEYIIVKSLLLSQPNNYSDLIYKNTLDYPDFLNRLLEFIQKNIQQKIEISDLEYASGLSKKKLNTIFKKYLKCSPNAYIRHYRLKCIYNEISQSSYKINITEIAYKWGVTHLGRFSIEYKEVFGEKPSETLKKIIER
- a CDS encoding flavin reductase family protein; protein product: MLNVMTPVIQLEPRSLRQLLGQYATGITVVTALDVNQRKIGMTANSFTSVSLDPPLILWNIAKSATHFEDFKQAEYFAINILNEDHYLESKHFSKSADDKFEGLDDVDEYMGIPILNKSLTTFVCRQYELHEAGDHYIIVGQIEACRNQMGNPLVFHNGQYKQANVHQAFAGV